Within Planctomycetota bacterium, the genomic segment GCGTCGCGGCCGTCGGCCGAGCGCGGGTGGTAGGTGACCTTCTCGGGCTGCAGTTCGCGGAGGTCGGCAGCGAAGATCGCGCCGCCGAAGTGGTGGGCTCCCCAGTCGGTGAGGCTGCCGCCCGAGTAGTCGACGTAGCTTCGCCAGCTGTTGCCGCCGGTCCCGAAGTTGCCGTCGCAGCGGCCGGGGTGATAGGGCTCCCAGGGGGCGGGCCCGAGCCACAGGTCCCAGTCGATGTCGGGCGGGGTGTCCTGCGCGGGGAGATAGCAGGCCTGCGACGGGCCGCCGACGGAGATGTCGAGCGACCGGATCGCGCCGATCTCGCCGGCCCAGCACGGATCGACGATGTCGTGGTAGTCGTCGAACACACGCTGGCTGCCCCCCGAGACGACCCGGCCGTAGCGCCGCGCCGCGGCGATCATCAGTGGGCCCTCGCGGAGGGTGAGCGTCTCCGGTTTTTGGAGGTAGACGTCCTTGCCGGCGCGGCAGGCGGCGATCGTCATGATCGCGTGCCAGTGGTCGGGGGTGGCGATGTGCACCGCGTCGATGTCGTCGCGGGCGAGCAGGTCGCGGAAGTCGACGTAGGCGGCGCAGTCGGGGGTGCCGTAGCGCTGGTCGACGCGCTCCTTCCCCTTCTCGCGGAACGTCTTGCGCACGTCGCAGACGGCGACGTACTGGACGTCGGGGCGACCGAGGAACGCCCCCTGGTCACCCGAGCCCATGTTGCCGATCCCGATCCCCCCGATCACGATCCGGTCGCTGGCCGGTGGCGTCTTCGCGTCGCCGAGGGCCCGCGAGGTGATCACGTAGGGGGCGGCCGCGGCCGCAGCCGACGCCCCGAGAAACCCGCGGCGGCGCACCTGCCGGCCGGGCACCGCGCCGCCGAGCGCCGCGTCGACGATCCGCTTCATCGCTGTTCCCCCCTCTGTGCCAAGCGTGGCCGGCAAACGTCCCCGGACCCGGGCAGATGGTAGGCCGCGCCGCCCGGAAACTCAACGCACTTCCGGCCTGCGTCAGCGCGGCACCCCGTCGGCGGCGCGCGGCCGCGGCAGGATCCAGACGTTGCGGTAGCGCGTCGGGCTGCCGTGGTCCTGGAGAAACAGCGGCCCGGCGCCGGTCGCGAGCAGGCGCTTCTCGACTGCGCGCAGGTGGTCGGTGACACCGTGGCGGTAGGGGATGTAGGGGGAGCGCGGCAGCGTGAACTCGACGCCGTCCTGCACCTTGCGGCCGTTGAGCCAGGCGGTGATCGTGCCGGCGCGAGTGACCTTGCCGGAGGCGTCGCGGCGCGGGGCGACGAAGCGGATGTCGTAAACCTGCCACTGGCCGGTGGGACGGGCGGCGTTCACCAGCGGCCGCGCGAAGCGGTACAAGCTCCCCTCGTCCTGGTCGGTCGGCGGCTCGACGCCGTGGGAGTCGTAGATCTGCATCTCGAAGTGGCCGTGGATGTAGAGGCCGCTGTTGCCGTGGGCCTTGGGATCGGTCATGAACTCGGCGTGGATGTCGGCGTCCTCGAACTCGGCGACGGAGTGGACGTGGTTGGCGTGCCCGGCCGACGTTCCCACCATCAACGCTCCGTCGGCGAGCTTCCAGTCGATCGGCCCCCCGGCCATTCCCACCAGCGCCGGCGCCGGTGCGCCGGGCGCCGTCGGATCGGCGGGGACGACCACGATCGCGCCGGGCGGCGCGGCCACGGGGAGCGGTTCCTGGACCGGTGTGAAGCCGATCGCGTCGTCGCGCCGTCTGCCGAGCACCTCGCGGTCGGCGAGGTCGGCGAAGCGCTGCCAGTCCTCCTCGAGCAGGTCGTGGCCGCCGCTGCGCACGTGGTAGCCGACGCGCCGGCCGATCGGGGTGTCGAGCGGCGGGTACTCCGCGGTGCCGAGCCCCGTGAGGCCGAACAGCGACCAGGCCGGCTCGGCGGCGACCGCGGCGAGGAACTCGCCGCGCGGATCGGCCCAGCGGTCTTCGACGGCGCTGGCGACGGCGAGCGGCCGGGGGGCCGTCATCGCCAGGAGCGTGTGCTGGTCGCAGGGCATCTCGGTCTCGCGGTCGGCGTAGTGGGCGAACCGCGGCGCGAACCAGTGGGGGAAGCGCTGCGTGATCACTGCCACCGTCTCGCCGAAATTGCGCCGTTCGAGCGCCGCCCCGCCGCAGCCTGAATTGTTGGAGACCACCATCGCGAACCGCTCGTCGCAGGCACCGGCCCACAGCGCCGTCTTCCCCAGGCGGGAGTGGCCGATGACGATCACCTTGGCCGGGTCGACCTCCGGGAGCGTCACGAGCCAGTCGAGGATCCGCGACAGGCCCCACGCCCAGGCGCCAATCGCCCCCGGTTCGTCGGGGGGCAGGGGGCCGGTCGTCGGCCGGCCGAGCGACAGCATCACGCTGTCGGGGCGGCCGTCGGCGCGGTCGGGGAAGATGTCGCCGCAGTAGGCGGTCGCCAGGCCGTAGCCGCGCTTCACCATCGCCGCCACGGGGAAGCGGCGTGCCTGGCTGCCGCGCGACTTCTCGGTGGCGCGGTTGTCCTCCACACCGCCGTCCTTGTCGGCGGGGATCCAGGCGGTGGACAGGCGGACGGCGGGGTCGGTCGTCTCCGCATGGTTGCCGCGGAAGTTGAGGCCGAGGAACAGCGTTACGCGCGCGTCGAGCTTCGGCAGGTAGAGGAGGACGTCGACGACCTTGGCGGCGTCGCCGGGGCCGAGACGCAGCCGGGCCTGGATCCGGCGGGCGGACGTGCCGTCGGGAAGGACGATGTCGGCCCGCTCCACGGCGCCGACCGGCTCGACCGGCACCGCCGGCAGGCGATGGCCGTAGACATGCTGCTCCAGGATCCGCAACTGGTGCGGCCGTGCGCCTGTCTTCCAGGTCTCGGCGTTCGTCGCGAGGCTGCCATCGGCGCCGGCGAGGACCGGCGGCAGCGTGTACGTGCGGACGGCGGTCTCGTCGTAGTTCGGCTCGGCGGCGACGATCAGGCGGGTGGCCGCGAGCAACACGAGCAGGATCGGGGTCGAGCGGCCGATCGCAGCGATGGTCATGGTGTGTTCCCCCGTGGACGGCCGCCATCTTCGCCGCCCCACGGGCGGCTGCAAACCCGGGTGTCAGCGCGGCGCGACAGGCGCCTCAGCGGCGCGACAGGCCCATTCCCCCGGCCAGGCAGGCCGTTTTTTGTGGGTGGGGATCGTCCGGGGAAGCGGCTCGTTCCACCGCTGTGACGCCCTGGCTACGGCGGAACGCAAAACCGCGGCGAAATCCATTTGCCGGCGGACGGCACGGAAACTGCCTGTCATGGGTGTGGCGGTCCGTCGCCGCGATCGACAGGCCGCCGCGTATTCCGGCCCGTCGCTGCCGCAGTTCCTCACCAGACAAGGAGCAGGTGCCATGAAGAAGATCGAAGCCATCATCCGTCATTTCAAGCTCGAGGAAGTGAAGGACGCCCTCAACGCCCACGGCGTCAAGGGGATGACCGTCACCGAGGTCCGCGGCTTCGGCCGGCAGAAAGGGCACACCGAGACCTACCGCGGCGCCGAGTACTCGGTCGACTTCCTCCCCAAGGTCAAGATCGAGGTCGTCGTCGGCAACGAGGAGGCGCAGGCGGTGATCAACAAGATCATCCAGACGGCGCGGACCGGCCAGGTCGGCGACGGCAAGATCTTCGTCACCGACCTCGCCGAGGTTGTCCGGATCCGTACCGGCGAGACGGCCGGTGCGGCGATCTGACGGGCACACGCCTGGGGGGCGAGCCAACGCGTGCACGTGCCGCGCGGCGGCTCGTCCTCCGGGCGTGCCGCCGGCTCACGACTTCAGCGGCCGCGTCATCTCGACCGGCACGACCCACTGCCGGTACTGCTCGGGAGTCACGTAGCCCAGTGCGACCGCGGCGGCTTCCAGGCTCGTCCCCTCCTTGTGCGCCTTCTTGGCGATCGAGGCCGCCTTCTCGTAGCCGATGTGGGTGTTGAGGGCGGTGACGAGCATCAGCGAGTCGTCGAGGTGGTGTTTGATCCGGGCGAGGTTGGGCTCGATCCCTTCGGCGCAGTGGACCCGCATCGAGTCGCAGGCGTCGGCCAGCAATTCGGCGCTCTCGAGCACGTTGTGGATCATCACCGGCTTGTAGACGTTGAGCTGGAAATTGCCCTGCCCACCGGCGAAGGCGACGGCCGCGTCGTTGCCGAACACCTGGGCGCAGACCATCGTCAGCGCCTCGCACTGCGTCGGGTTGACCTTGCCCGGCATGATCGAGCTCCCCGGCTCGTTCTCCGGGATCGTGATCTCGCCGATCCCGCAGCGCGGTCCGCTGGCGAGCCAACGGATGTCGTTGGCGATCTTGTAGAGGGCCATCGCCAGGCCGCGCTCGGCGGCGCTGGAATCGATCAGTGCGTCGTGGGCCGACAGGGCCGCGAACTTGTTGGCCGCCGACACGAACGGGTGGCCGGTCTCTCGCGCGATGAACGCCGCCGCCACGTCGCCGAAGCGCGGGTGGGCGTTGAGGCCGGTGCCGACCGCCGTGCCGCCGATCGCCAGGGAATGGAGCCCGGGCAGGCTCCGTTCGAGCACCGCGATCCGGTCGTCGAGCTGGGCCCGCCAGCTCGAGATCTCCTGGCCGAGCGTGATCGGCGTGGCGTCCTGGAGGTGCGTGCGGCCGATCTTGACCAGGTCGGCGTGCTGCGTCTCGAGGCGGAGGAAGACATCGCGGAGCTGCCGCACGGCCGGCAGCAGCCGGCCGTGGATCACCTCGACCGCGGCGACGTGCATCGCCGTCGGGAAGGTGTCGTTCGACGACTGGCCGCGGTTGACGTCGTCATTGGGGTGGACCGGCTTCTTCGAGCCCATCGTGCCGCCGGCCATCTCGATCGCCCGGTTGGAGATCACCTCGTTGGCGTTCATGTTCGACTGCGTCCCGCTGCCGGTCTGGAAGACGACCAGCGGAAAGTGGTCGTCGAGCTTCCCGGCGATCACCTCGTCGGCGGCGCGGACGATCAGGTTCACCGTCGCCGTCGGGAGCTGGCCGAGCTCGCCGTTGGCCAGCGCCGCCGCCTTCTTGAGGACCCCCAGCGCCCGGATCACCGGCCGCCCCCAGCGGAACCGATCGACGCCGATGCGGAAGTTTTCCCGCGAGCGCTCGGTCTGCGCCCCCCAGTAGCGGTCGGCGGACACCTCGATCGTGCCCATGCTGTCGGATTCGGTACGGGTCGCGGAGCTGGCCATCGGCTGGATTCCCGGGGTGAGAAAACGGCGGAGCCCGCGATTGTCGGCCGCCGGGGCCGATCTGCAACTGACGGGCTGGCCCGCAGAGCGTCAGCGCACGAGCAACCGCCGCGCCGGCTTGTCGGTCGCTTGCGGTGCCGCGGCCGTCGCCGGCGCCGGGGCGGCCGTCGGAGGGGAGGCCAGGGCGAAGGCCAGCCAGCCGTCGGTGACCGCCAGATGGGCAACCGGCATCCCGGCGAGCTTCGGATGATCCTGAACCTGCGGCGGCACCAGCGCGATCGGCCTCTCCTTCGGAAACACTTTCCCGAAGATCGTCCGCAGCGCGATCTCGATCCGCCCCTGATGGCCGGGCCCGGAGAGCTGCACCGGTCCCTCGCGGTCGAGGAACAACTGCATCGCGCCGGCGCGCGGGCGGTAGGCGACCTGGACGACGACGTCGTACCAGTCGCGGCGGCCGCTCTCGATCGCGTCGAGCGCCATCCGCAGGTGGACCAGACCGTCGCGGAAGCCGACACGGAGCGGCTGGCTCGCGGCGAATGCCACCGTCACCCCCTCGGGGAGGTCGTCGGGAAGCTGCGGCTCACGCCCCACCTTCTCGGCCAGCAAACGGAACAGGTCCTCGAGCGCCAGCCGGCGGCCGGCCAGGCCGAAGCGGTCGAACGCGTTGTTGAGCGCCGACTCGTGGAGTTGGAGGGCGAACAGGGCGTCGTCCGGGCCGCGCGGCCGCGGCGTGTGGGCGGCGAGCTGGCCGGCGGCGGCGAGGCGGAGGCGGAGCGTCGCCAGATCGGCCGTGGTCTCCATCCCCACCGGCGTCGGCTCGAGGCCGAGCTTCACCAGCGGCGTCCACACCTTGCCGCGAATCCGCTGCGAGGCGTCGACGAACTGCTGCTCCGCCTTGCGGTCGACCTCGCGGCAGGCCTGGGAGACGATCTTGTCGACGACCTCGCGGTTGGCCTCGGGGAGATTGTCGTCGTGCTGGTTGCGGGCCATCGTCCGCACCAGCCCGCGCATCAGCGGCACCGAGTCGAAGCTCGTCTCGATCCCCGCCAGCTGCGAGCGGTTGCTGGCGACCCCGTGCGCGGCACCGAACAGGAGCCCGGTCGACGACAGCTTCACCGGCTTGTGGACCGTGAACGCGCTGACGCCGCGCGACGAGAGCGCCACCGGCCCGGACTCGGTGACCGTCTGCGACTCGACGTGGCCGCGGACCTCGATGTCGAACGACAGCTCGTCGGGATCGGGCACGAACCGCAGCCCCGTGGTCCGTTCCACCGTGCGGCGGCCGCGGACCTGACGGCCGAGGATCGTGTCGTCGACCACGCCGCGGTCGACCTCCGCGTCGGGGAGGAGGCGCTCGACGAGGCTGCGATGGACGGCGACGCGGAGGTTGGCGGCGGCGTAGTGGTCGCGGGCGGCGGCGGCCAGCCGGCGCGGTTCGTCGTGGGACAGGCCGGCGAGCGTGGCGAGGGCGAGGCTCGCCGTCTGGCCGTCGACCGGCGACTGCGTCGCCTCGAAGCGTTCGAGGGCGTCGAGGAGCCGCTCGGTCTCCGCCTCGCAGCGCTCGGCCTCGCCAGGCGCCAGGCCCGTCGCCTGGCGCACCAGTGCCGCCGCCCGCCAGACCGTCGCGCGCCGCGAGACCGCCAGCGCCGCCCGGCGCAGTGCCGCCGCCCGGGTCGGATCGGAGAGCGTGTCGGCGACGCGGAGGCCGGCCGCCGGCGCTTCGCCGAGGAGCGCCAGTGGCTCGGCGGCGAGCGCGTCGGCGGGGCCGGCCGTGGCGGCGACGAGATCGAGAGACGAGCGCGTGTCGTCGACCCATTCGACGACCGGCTCGGCGGCTTCCTCGCGGACGAGAGCGAGCTGCGCGTGGAGCGCGACGGGACGTGGCCAGCCGCCGGGGTCGGGGAGGCCGTCGCTCACTCGAGGCTCCGTCGCGGTGCTGCTTCGCAGCGCGGCGAGGCGGTCCGACAGAGTGCGCTCCGCCGCGCGGAGGCGCTCGCCGAGACGGATGCCGACCGCCAACGGCGCTGGCACCGGTGCGCTCGCCACGCCGTCACGCCCTCCGCGCGCGCCGGTGATCCACGCGGCGACCGGTCCGCGCCGCGGCGTTCCCTCGGCCGGCTCGGCGACGGCACCCTGGGCGGGGGCGGCGACGGTCCCGGGAAGCGGGAGCGGCGTTGGCGCGCCCGCCTTGGGCTCCGCCGCAGGCTTGACGAACTGCACGGCACGGACTGCCCGATCGATGCGGCGCGGGCGGGCAGCGGCGCTGCTGGCCGGCGCGGGTGTCTGCGGCGGCGTGGCGCTGGCACCGGCCGCCGCGGAAGGCTGATCGGGGAGCGCCGGGGCCGCCGGCAGCGTGACGGTCGGCGCGGTCTGCCGTTCGGGCTGGAGGAGCGCCGGGCCGGTCGCCGGGCGCGGAGCTGGGGTCGTGAACGGCAGCGCCGCCGCCATCCTCGCCAGACTGCCCGTGGTGCGCGGCCAGAGATGGGGAAGGGGGACGAGTGCCGAGCGCGCTGTGAGGGTCGTGCCAGTGGGCGCCCCGCGACCATCGCGCAGGAAGGGCTCGGCCGTCGGCTCCCGGCCACGGGAGGCGACGCCGACCAGCGCGACCAGCGCCGCACAGACGCCGGACGCGACGATGCGACGGGAAAACGTGACGCGCATGCCGAAGAAACCCGACCGGGGGGAGGGGACTCCGCCGGCGCTGACTCCACCCGCCGCCGCCACCCCGAGAGAAATCGTCATCCGGCCGACGGGAATCGTGCCGCCGTGCCCACGCCGGCCGGGGCACCCCCGGCGGGAGAATCCACTACGACTTTGCCGACGGCGCGGATCTGCCGGTCAGACAAGACGGGCGGAGTAGGGGCTTTCGAGCGCGGCGCTCCAGGCATCGACGAGCGTCGGCAGGTGGGCGTTGTGATCGACCGCCGCGATTGCATCGAGCGTGTGCTGGAGGCAGGCGGCCGCCTCGTCTGTGGCGCCGTTCCAGGCGGCGACCGCCCGGGCCAGGTCGGGCGTCGGCCCGCCCTCGGCCGTCACGCTCGACCGCAGCGCGGACCGGTAGAAGTCGACCGCGGCCTCGAAGAGGAGCTTGAGTCGCTGACGGCGCGGGGCGGCGTCCTTGCCGGCGGCTTCGGCGGCCGCGAGCGTCTCACGCGCCAGTTCGACGCCCGGCAGCGGCCGCCGCCCGAGCAGGTCGACGATCCTGCACCGGGTGTCGGCGAGCGCTGGGTCGGCCAACTCGCAACCCCGGGCGACGCTGCCCCCGGAGCGGCTGGCGATCTCGGCGAGCACCTCGTCGGCGACGGTGGCCACGCGCCCCTCGTCGCGGAGCCGGCGGAGCAGCGCGGCGACCGTCGCGTCGGGGAGCGGGGCGAACCGGACGATCTGGCATCGCGAGCGGATCGTCGGCAGTTGCCGTTCGACCGTGCTGCCCACGAGGATCACGACGGCGCCGGGGGGGGGCTCCTCGAGCGTCTTCAGCAGGCAGTTGGCCCCCTCGACGGCGAGGTGGTCGGCGTCGAGGAGGATCGCCACCCGGCGCGGCCCGACGATCGGCTTGAGGAGCAGGCGCCAGCAGAGGCCGTCGCGCATCCGATGCTCGTCGTCGCCGATCAACGACTCGAGCGGAATCGTCGCCTTGTCCTCCGGTTTGCGGACGACGTCGATGTCGGGATGGCTGCCGGCATCGGCCTGCACGCACGACGGGCAGACGCCGCAGGGCACGAGCCCGGCCGCGCACGACCGGCACTGGAGAGCCTTGGCCAGTGCCAGGGCGAACCGCTCCTTGCCGATGCCGGCCGGACCGACCAACAGGTACGCGCCGCCGATCCGCCCGGCCGTAGCCGCGGCGGCCAGCCGCGCGACGACGGCGTCGTGCCCCTCGATCCCCTGCCAGCTCATTGGCGCTCCGGCACGGGACTGCCGCTCCGGGCCCGTTCCGCTCCCGCCGTGCCGCTGCCGAACCGCTCCGTGATCACCGAGCGGATGGCGGCGGTGACGGCGTCCGGTGGCCGCCGGGCGTCGACGACGGCGAACCGGTCCGGATCGCGACGGGCTTCCGCGGCGTACCCGGCCACGAGCCTGGCGCGATAGTCCTCGCCGCGCGACTCGAGCTTGTCGAGCGGGCGCGTGAGCCGGGCGCGGGCCGTGGCGGCGTCGATCGCGAGGAGCACGACGAGGTCGGGCTCGAGGCCGCCGGTCGCGACCGCACCGACGCGGCGCACGACCTCCGCATCGAGGCCGCCGGCGTGCCCCTGGTAGACGACGTTGGCGGGGAGGAACCTGTCCGACACGACCCACGTGCCCGCCGCCAGCGCAGGACGCACGACCTCGGCGACGAGCTGTGCCCGGGCCGCCATGTACAGCAGCATCTCGGCCGTCGGCGCGACGGCGATGCCGGTGTCGTCGAGAAGGATCCGGCGGATCGCGTCGCCGGTGGCGGTCGACCCGGGGTCGCGGCAGGCGACGACCCGGCGCCCCGTGCGGCGCAGCCACTCGACGAGCGCCGGAAGCTGCGACGACTTCCCCGCGCCGTCGATCCCCTCGAGCACGATGAACCGGCCTGGTTCGTCCATGGCGTCGGCCATCCTATCAGGTGATTTTCCGATCGCCCGATGGCTCGTCGAGCAGCCTGGCGATCGCCAGGGGATCGGCCGGGTCGAGGGCGACGACCCGGGTCACGGTGTCGCGCGCGAGCGTTTTCCGCCCGCCGCGGACGAGGCAATGGACGAGCCCCTTGGCGGCCTCGAAGAACGGCCGGTTGCCGGGGAGCGCGTGGGGCAACGGCCGGGCTTCGCCCGCCGCGTCGAGCGCGCGAAACACCAGTTCGCAGCCGCGGCCGAAGTGGCCGCGCGCGAGGCGCAGATCCCCCTCCCCCAGCGCGATCAAGCCGAGGTGGACGTGGGCGTCGAGGAAATCGGGGCACTCCGACAGCAGCCAGACGAGCTCCTCGCGGGCGATCTCCTCCTCGCCGGCATCGAGCATCGCCTCGACCTCCTCGAGGTCCTCGCGCCGTCGGCGGGCGCAGCGCGGGTGGACGAGCTCATACGCCAGCCCGGTGGGCAGGTCACGGCGCGCGAGGCGCAGGCCGTCGGTGGGGCGTCGTCGCTTGCGGGACTCGTCGGGCATCGGGCGATCGTGGGGGAAGCACCCGGCGCGCGGAGCGCGGGCCGGCTGCCATCCAGACTACACTCCGCGCCCCGGCGACCGACGGTGCCGGGGCAGGAGCGGGCCGATGGGGCGAAGGACCGGTGCGCGAGCGGGGGGCGATGGCCTCGAGGCGCGAGCGATCGCCGCGGTGCGGCGGGCGCTTCTGCGCTGGTACGCCCGCACGGCCCGCGACCTCCCCTGGCGCCGGGCCCCCGACCCGTACCGCGTCTGGGTCAGTGAGACGATGCTCCAGCAGACGCAGGTCGAGCGCGTCTGCGACGCCTTCGGGCGGTTTCTCGACAGCTTTCCCACGGTCGCGGCATTGGCCGCCGCCGAAGAGTCGGCGGTGCTCCGCGCCTGGGAGGGGCTCGGCTACTACCGCCGCGCCCGCCAGTTGCACGCGGCGGCGCGGGTCGTCGTCGCCGAGCACGGCGGCCGCCTGCCGGAGGACGACGGGGCGCTGCGCCGCCTCCCCGGGATCGGTCGCTACACCGCCGGAGCGATCCGCTCGATCGCGTTGGGGCAGCCAGCGCCGATCGTCGAGGCCAATTCGCGCCGCGTTCTCGCACGCCTCGCCGGACACCGGGCGGAGGTCGGCGGCGCGGCCGACGAGCCGCTGTGGCAGGTGGCGGCGCGGCTCGTGCCCCCGCAGGGGGCCGGGGCGTTCAACCAGGCGCTGATGGACCTCGGGGCGACCGTCTGCACGCCCCGGGCCCCGCGCTGCACGCGCTGTCC encodes:
- a CDS encoding Gfo/Idh/MocA family oxidoreductase, with amino-acid sequence MKRIVDAALGGAVPGRQVRRRGFLGASAAAAAAPYVITSRALGDAKTPPASDRIVIGGIGIGNMGSGDQGAFLGRPDVQYVAVCDVRKTFREKGKERVDQRYGTPDCAAYVDFRDLLARDDIDAVHIATPDHWHAIMTIAACRAGKDVYLQKPETLTLREGPLMIAAARRYGRVVSGGSQRVFDDYHDIVDPCWAGEIGAIRSLDISVGGPSQACYLPAQDTPPDIDWDLWLGPAPWEPYHPGRCDGNFGTGGNSWRSYVDYSGGSLTDWGAHHFGGAIFAADLRELQPEKVTYHPRSADGRDAAYVSLTYPNGVEIHHNRPQALRPQASVAHGGAIQIVGDGTPRAPKAVPGYRGQGGIYGDFIDCVKTRQRPFRDIELAVNTMTAPHLVAIAYRLERSLVWDRAAERFRDDAGADRLVDRARREPWIV
- a CDS encoding DUF1080 domain-containing protein, whose protein sequence is MTIAAIGRSTPILLVLLAATRLIVAAEPNYDETAVRTYTLPPVLAGADGSLATNAETWKTGARPHQLRILEQHVYGHRLPAVPVEPVGAVERADIVLPDGTSARRIQARLRLGPGDAAKVVDVLLYLPKLDARVTLFLGLNFRGNHAETTDPAVRLSTAWIPADKDGGVEDNRATEKSRGSQARRFPVAAMVKRGYGLATAYCGDIFPDRADGRPDSVMLSLGRPTTGPLPPDEPGAIGAWAWGLSRILDWLVTLPEVDPAKVIVIGHSRLGKTALWAGACDERFAMVVSNNSGCGGAALERRNFGETVAVITQRFPHWFAPRFAHYADRETEMPCDQHTLLAMTAPRPLAVASAVEDRWADPRGEFLAAVAAEPAWSLFGLTGLGTAEYPPLDTPIGRRVGYHVRSGGHDLLEEDWQRFADLADREVLGRRRDDAIGFTPVQEPLPVAAPPGAIVVVPADPTAPGAPAPALVGMAGGPIDWKLADGALMVGTSAGHANHVHSVAEFEDADIHAEFMTDPKAHGNSGLYIHGHFEMQIYDSHGVEPPTDQDEGSLYRFARPLVNAARPTGQWQVYDIRFVAPRRDASGKVTRAGTITAWLNGRKVQDGVEFTLPRSPYIPYRHGVTDHLRAVEKRLLATGAGPLFLQDHGSPTRYRNVWILPRPRAADGVPR
- a CDS encoding P-II family nitrogen regulator codes for the protein MKKIEAIIRHFKLEEVKDALNAHGVKGMTVTEVRGFGRQKGHTETYRGAEYSVDFLPKVKIEVVVGNEEAQAVINKIIQTARTGQVGDGKIFVTDLAEVVRIRTGETAGAAI
- the fumC gene encoding class II fumarate hydratase, giving the protein MASSATRTESDSMGTIEVSADRYWGAQTERSRENFRIGVDRFRWGRPVIRALGVLKKAAALANGELGQLPTATVNLIVRAADEVIAGKLDDHFPLVVFQTGSGTQSNMNANEVISNRAIEMAGGTMGSKKPVHPNDDVNRGQSSNDTFPTAMHVAAVEVIHGRLLPAVRQLRDVFLRLETQHADLVKIGRTHLQDATPITLGQEISSWRAQLDDRIAVLERSLPGLHSLAIGGTAVGTGLNAHPRFGDVAAAFIARETGHPFVSAANKFAALSAHDALIDSSAAERGLAMALYKIANDIRWLASGPRCGIGEITIPENEPGSSIMPGKVNPTQCEALTMVCAQVFGNDAAVAFAGGQGNFQLNVYKPVMIHNVLESAELLADACDSMRVHCAEGIEPNLARIKHHLDDSLMLVTALNTHIGYEKAASIAKKAHKEGTSLEAAAVALGYVTPEQYRQWVVPVEMTRPLKS
- a CDS encoding AAA family ATPase, producing MSWQGIEGHDAVVARLAAAATAGRIGGAYLLVGPAGIGKERFALALAKALQCRSCAAGLVPCGVCPSCVQADAGSHPDIDVVRKPEDKATIPLESLIGDDEHRMRDGLCWRLLLKPIVGPRRVAILLDADHLAVEGANCLLKTLEEPPPGAVVILVGSTVERQLPTIRSRCQIVRFAPLPDATVAALLRRLRDEGRVATVADEVLAEIASRSGGSVARGCELADPALADTRCRIVDLLGRRPLPGVELARETLAAAEAAGKDAAPRRQRLKLLFEAAVDFYRSALRSSVTAEGGPTPDLARAVAAWNGATDEAAACLQHTLDAIAAVDHNAHLPTLVDAWSAALESPYSARLV
- the tmk gene encoding dTMP kinase codes for the protein MVLEGIDGAGKSSQLPALVEWLRRTGRRVVACRDPGSTATGDAIRRILLDDTGIAVAPTAEMLLYMAARAQLVAEVVRPALAAGTWVVSDRFLPANVVYQGHAGGLDAEVVRRVGAVATGGLEPDLVVLLAIDAATARARLTRPLDKLESRGEDYRARLVAGYAAEARRDPDRFAVVDARRPPDAVTAAIRSVITERFGSGTAGAERARSGSPVPERQ
- the mutY gene encoding A/G-specific adenine glycosylase, with the translated sequence MGRRTGARAGGDGLEARAIAAVRRALLRWYARTARDLPWRRAPDPYRVWVSETMLQQTQVERVCDAFGRFLDSFPTVAALAAAEESAVLRAWEGLGYYRRARQLHAAARVVVAEHGGRLPEDDGALRRLPGIGRYTAGAIRSIALGQPAPIVEANSRRVLARLAGHRAEVGGAADEPLWQVAARLVPPQGAGAFNQALMDLGATVCTPRAPRCTRCPLLGHCRAHAGGLTGSIPRLPRPRAAEVREETALVIRHAEHVLVEQRRPGEWWEGLWDFPRLPASGLAGLRPGRPHEIGRIVYTVTHHRITLRVVVRRAARRTRLAPPRAWVSVADLAGLALSSPGRRIARMLADDGTEPPPRRRSRYVPAPGTTSSSAREKKRA